One Pseudochaenichthys georgianus chromosome 7, fPseGeo1.2, whole genome shotgun sequence DNA segment encodes these proteins:
- the cd40 gene encoding tumor necrosis factor receptor superfamily member 5 isoform X1, producing MLGTKMHLLLPILLLGFMVMNSAQPQCDPLTQYADVNGDCCKMCGPGTRMSSSSLCQDPQCVECQDNQYQDEHTKNTVCRRQRYCDPNKNFQVTDHKNKKERSTCLCQEGFHCSSAECITCVPHTTCTPGDGALFRGNHTRDTVCQKCPEGTFSNGSSWGGPCQKWTECESGDHIQQGGTDVSDNICEANRNHHILIGVIVLVVLLAALGVVLCIAYKGQRDDARGKVKGCFQSCWGEKRELLRETTVDMTQPTAEEELLSHPQEEGAGVPEENEDHPSYENTSDGLFSDNGNVVTQDIGISSKLSRQESQPHTLTGDPPLLNSDNSSII from the exons ATGCTGGGAACTAAGATGCATCTACTGCTGCCGATACTGCTTCTGGGTTTCATG GTTATGAACTCTGCTCAGCCGCAATGTGACCCACTGACCCAGTATGCGGATGTGAATGGCGATTGCTGCAAAATGTGTGGTCCAG GGACCAGAATGTCTTCCTCCAGCCTTTGTCAAGATCCTCAATGTGTCGAATGTCAGGACAATCAATATCAGGATGAACACACAAAGAATACCGTGTGTCGCCGTCAGCGCTATTGTGACCCAA ACAAAAACTTCCAGGTTACTGACCATAAGAACAAGAAGGAGCGCAGCACCTGCCTGTGTCAGGAGGGGTTTCACTGCTCCAGTGCTGAGTGCATCACCTGTGTGCCGCACACCACCTGCACGCCGGGAGATGGGGCTCTGTTCAGAG GCAACCATACGCGGGACACAGTTTGTCAGAAATGCCCTGAAGGCACATTCTCCAACGGCAGCTCTTGGGGTGGTCCCTGTCAGAAATGGACAGA ATGTGAGAGTGGAGACCATATTCAACAAGGTGGAACAGACGTTTCTGACAACATCTGTG AGGCAAATCGGAACCATCACATTTTGATCGGTGTTATTGTTCTTGTAGTGCTTCTTGCTGCACTTGGAGTTGTGCTTTGTATCGCTTATAAAG GTCAACGAGATGATGCAAGAGGAAAGGTAAAG GGCTGTTTTCAATCGTGTTGGGGAGAAAAGAGGGAGCTGCTGAGAGAGACCACAGTTGACATGACACAGCCGACTGCAGAAGAAGAGCTGCTGTCCCACCCGCAGGAGGAGGGTGCCGGAGTACCCGAGGAAAACGAGGATCATCCGAGCTACGAGAATACATCAGATGGCCTTTTCTCTGATAATGGAAACGTTGTGACTCAAGACATTGGGATCTCGTCGAAACTCTCCCGACAGGAATCACAACCACACACATTGACAGGCGATCCGCCGCTGCTGAACTCCGATAATAGTTCGATTATTTGA
- the irx7 gene encoding iroquois homeobox 7 produces MPASQSGIGSFFLERNISMPTGYQILGLQQQQQQQQQQQAQHLAAMAAGIPLTYSGLQGYNFIPYPHHRHITHMNNGFDLKGASPYHPALLARGGAFYTPYRPGAAEDPGRVAKVATRESTGALKAWLNEHLKNPYPTKGEKIMLAIITKMSLTQVSTWFANARRRLKKENRVSWACNKGKSDEEEEEEEEEEDDELEGESDDADSSMQNLEEEEAQIDPADTKEKQLESPASVDARLEPSSEQEDRRELALVKKVETSDSGHTISALESKEISQKPKIWSLAETATSETVKKPLDSCYNPAGKLWAEWASRNGLFVPSCYNTHEVV; encoded by the exons ATGCCCGCGTCGCAAAGTGGAATTGGCAGCTTTTTCTTGGAGAGGAACATCAGCATGCCGACTGGATATCAGATCCTGggtctgcagcagcagcagcagcagcagcagcagcagcaggctcagCACCTGGCCGCCATGGCAGCTGGGATTCCTCTAACTTACTCAGGACTACAGGGATACAACTTCATCCCCTACCCGCACCACAGGCACATCACACACATG aacaacGGGTTCGACTTGAAGGGCGCTTCTCCATACCACCCCGCTCTCCTGGCTCGTGGGGGGGCTTTCTACACTCCGTACCGCCCCGGAGCAGCCGAGGATCCCGGTAGAGTCGCCAAAGTGGCCACAAGAGAGAGCACCGGGGCGCTGAAGGCCTGGCTGAACGAGCACCTGAAAAACCCGTACCCCACTAAAGGCGAGAAGATCATGCTCGCCATCATCACCAAGATGAGCCTCACGCAGGTCTCCACCTGGTTCGCTAACGCACGGCGACGCCTGAAGAAGGAGAACCGGGTGAGCTGGGCGTGTAATAAGGGGAAATCagacgaggaagaggaggaggaggaggaggaggaggatgatgagCTGGAGGGAGAGAGCGACGATGCGGATAGTTCAATGCAGAACCTGGAGGAGGAAGAGGCTCAGATCGACCCTGCAGACACCAAGGAGAAGCAGTTGGAGAGCCCGGCCTCTGTGGACGCGCGCCTGGAGCCAAGCAGCGAGCAGGAAGACAGGAGAGAACTTGCACTTGTCAAGAAAGTTGAGACAAGTGACTCTGGTCACACGATATCCGCTTTGGAGAGTAAAGAAATCAGCCAGAAACCCAAAATCTGGTCTTTAGCTGAGACCGCCACCTCGGAGACTGTGAAGAAACCCCTGGACAGTTGTTACAACCCGGCAGGAAAACTGTGGGCAGAGTGGGCTTCAAGAAACGGGCTGTTTGTTCCGTCATGCTACAACACTCATGAAGTTGTCTAA
- the cd40 gene encoding tumor necrosis factor receptor superfamily member 5 isoform X2, producing MLGTKMHLLLPILLLGFMVMNSAQPQCDPLTQYADVNGDCCKMCGPGTRMSSSSLCQDPQCVECQDNQYQDEHTKNTVCRRQRYCDPNKNFQVTDHKNKKERSTCLCQEGFHCSSAECITCVPHTTCTPGDGALFRGNHTRDTVCQKCPEGTFSNGSSWGGPCQKWTECESGDHIQQGGTDVSDNICEANRNHHILIGVIVLVVLLAALGVVLCIAYKGQRDDARGKGCFQSCWGEKRELLRETTVDMTQPTAEEELLSHPQEEGAGVPEENEDHPSYENTSDGLFSDNGNVVTQDIGISSKLSRQESQPHTLTGDPPLLNSDNSSII from the exons ATGCTGGGAACTAAGATGCATCTACTGCTGCCGATACTGCTTCTGGGTTTCATG GTTATGAACTCTGCTCAGCCGCAATGTGACCCACTGACCCAGTATGCGGATGTGAATGGCGATTGCTGCAAAATGTGTGGTCCAG GGACCAGAATGTCTTCCTCCAGCCTTTGTCAAGATCCTCAATGTGTCGAATGTCAGGACAATCAATATCAGGATGAACACACAAAGAATACCGTGTGTCGCCGTCAGCGCTATTGTGACCCAA ACAAAAACTTCCAGGTTACTGACCATAAGAACAAGAAGGAGCGCAGCACCTGCCTGTGTCAGGAGGGGTTTCACTGCTCCAGTGCTGAGTGCATCACCTGTGTGCCGCACACCACCTGCACGCCGGGAGATGGGGCTCTGTTCAGAG GCAACCATACGCGGGACACAGTTTGTCAGAAATGCCCTGAAGGCACATTCTCCAACGGCAGCTCTTGGGGTGGTCCCTGTCAGAAATGGACAGA ATGTGAGAGTGGAGACCATATTCAACAAGGTGGAACAGACGTTTCTGACAACATCTGTG AGGCAAATCGGAACCATCACATTTTGATCGGTGTTATTGTTCTTGTAGTGCTTCTTGCTGCACTTGGAGTTGTGCTTTGTATCGCTTATAAAG GTCAACGAGATGATGCAAGAGGAAAG GGCTGTTTTCAATCGTGTTGGGGAGAAAAGAGGGAGCTGCTGAGAGAGACCACAGTTGACATGACACAGCCGACTGCAGAAGAAGAGCTGCTGTCCCACCCGCAGGAGGAGGGTGCCGGAGTACCCGAGGAAAACGAGGATCATCCGAGCTACGAGAATACATCAGATGGCCTTTTCTCTGATAATGGAAACGTTGTGACTCAAGACATTGGGATCTCGTCGAAACTCTCCCGACAGGAATCACAACCACACACATTGACAGGCGATCCGCCGCTGCTGAACTCCGATAATAGTTCGATTATTTGA